One part of the Gossypium raimondii isolate GPD5lz chromosome 1, ASM2569854v1, whole genome shotgun sequence genome encodes these proteins:
- the LOC105786194 gene encoding alpha-L-arabinofuranosidase 1 isoform X1 gives MLIASSHHSQYFHLIWVSLLFLFRSQSVCAVSKAMGYCKAPCVFLLCLFISFCLPRQLLADEVDKNLTAQLFIDASEQSSRPIPQTLFGIFFEEINHAGAGGLWAELVSNRGFEAGGANIPSNIDPWSIIGDESSIIVSTDRSSCFERNKVALKMEVLCNTDGTHICPSGGVGIYNPGFWGMNIEQGKSYKIVFYVRSTGAIDISVSFTSSDGLQTLSSTNIKASASDVSNWTKMEVLLEAKETNHNSRLQLTTSKNGVVWFDQVSAMPLDTYKGHGFRNELAEMLADIKPRFIRFPGGCFVEGEWLRNAFRWKASVGPWEERPGHFGDVWMYWTDDGLGYFEFLQLAEDLGALPIWVFNNGISHNDQVDTSSVLPFVQEALDGIEFARGDASSTWGSVRAAMGHPEPFDLKYVAIGNEDCGKKNYRGNYLKFYDAIKRTYPDIKIITNCDGSSLPLDHPTDLYDFHVYTSANNLFSMSHKFDRTTRQGPKAFVSEYAVTGKDAGTGSLLAALAEAAFLIGLEKNSDVVHMASYAPLFVNSNDRRWNPDAIVFNSFQVYGTPSYWVQRFFTESSGATLLNATLQKDSSNSLVASAITWKNSEDGQTYIRIKVVNFGSNSVNLQISVDGLDPNSVKLSGSTKTTLTSANLMDENSFKEPKKVAPNQTLLEDAQEMSALLRPHSFTSFDLLKESVSLRITEDDSSLVSSI, from the exons ATGCTGATTGCTTCATCCCATCACTCCCAATACTTTCATCTTATCTGGGtttcacttctttttctttttcgttctCAATCTGTCTGTGCAGTTTCTAAG GCAATGGGTTATTGCAAGGCTCCTTGTGTGTTTTTACTATGCCTCTTCATCAGTTTCTGCCTTCCCCGTCAATTGTTGGCTGATGAGGTTGACAAAAACCTGACAGCTCAGCTGTTTATAGATGCTTCCGAACAGTCAAGCCGTCCAATACCTCAAACACTGTTTGGAATATTCTTTGAG GAGATCAACCATGCTGGTGCTGGTGGGCTGTGGGCAGAGCTTGTAAGCAACAGAG GATTTGAAGCTGGGGGTGCTAATATTCCTTCAAACATTGACCCATGGTCCATAATTGGGGACGAGTCATCTATAATTGTGTCAACAGACCGGTCGTCATGTTTTGAACGTAATAAGGTGGCTCTCAAAATGGAGGTGCTCTGTAATACTGATGGCACTCATATCTGTCCATCTGGAGGAGTTGGTATATATAACCCAGGGTTCTGGGGCATG AATATTGAGCAAGGGAAGAGCTACAAGATCGTATTTTATGTTCGTTCAACAGGAGCAATTGACATTTCTGTATCTTTTACGAGCTCAGATGGCTTGCAGACGCTATCCTCCACCAACATAAA AGCTTCTGCTTCTGATGTTTCAAACTGGACAAAGATGGAGGTTCTGTTGGAAGCCAAGGAAACAAATCACAATTCAAGGCTGCAACTAACAACATCGAAAAATGGTGTGGTATGGTTTGATCAAGTTTCAGCTATGCCTTTGGACACTTACAAG GGGCATGGTTTCCGAAATGAGCTTGCTGAAATGCTTGCAGATATCAAACCTCGCTTTATTAGATTTCCAG GTGGCTGTTTTGTGGAAGGTGAATGGTTAAGAAATGCTTTTCGCTGGAAAGCAAGTGTTGGACCTTGGGAAGAAAGACCAGGGCACTTTGGTGATGTTTGGATGTACTGGACTGATGATGGACTTGGTTACTTTGAGTTTCTTCAA TTAGCAGAGGATCTTGGTGCATTGCCAATATGGGTTTTCAACAATG GAATTAGTCATAATGATCAAGTTGATACATCCAGTGTTCTGCCTTTTGTGCAA GAGGCCCTTGATGGCATTGAGTTTGCTAGAGGTGATGCTAGTTCTACATGGGGTTCTGTTAGAGCTGCAATGGGACACCCTGAACCTTTCGATTTGAAATATGTTGCTATTGGGAATGAGGATTGTGGGAAGAAGAATTATCGAG GAAATTACCTCAAGTTCTATGATGCTATAAAGCGGACCTACCCAGATATCAAAATCATTACAAACTGTGATGGATCTTCTCTCCCGCTTGACCACCCAACTGATCTTTATGATTTTCAT GTTTATACATCTGCCAACAACTTGTTTTCTATGTCCCATAAATTTGATCGTACAACACGACAGGGTCCAAAG GCCTTTGTTAGTGAATATGCTGTGACTGGGAAAGATGCTGGCACTGGAAGTCTTTTAGCAGCACTTGCTGAGGCTGCATTCCTTATTGGTCTGGAAAAgaacag CGATGTTGTGCATATGGCTAGCTATGCACCACTTTTTGTGAATTCCAATGACAGACG GTGGAACCCAGATGCAATCGTCTTCAACTCCTTTCAGGTGTATGGAACTCCTAGCTACTGGGTGCAACGTTTTTTCACAGAATCAAGTGGAGCAACTCTTCTTAATGCAACACTGCAAAAAGATTCATCTAATTCCCTTGTTGCATCTGCAATTACTTGGAAAAATTCAGAGGATGGTCAAACCTACATAAGGATAAAG GTTGTAAACTTTGGGAGCAATTCAGTCAACCTCCAAATTTCTGTTGATGGATTGGATCCAAATTCTGTAAAGCTGTCTGGATCAACAAAGACCACTCTCACGTCTGCTAATCTGATGGATGAGAATTCCTTCAAGGAGCCAAAGAAG GTCGCTCCTAATCAAACACTGCTGGAAGATGCGCAAGAGATGAGTGCGCTACTGCGACCACATTCTTTCACTtcatttgatttgttaaaagagTCTGTGAGTCTTAGAATTACAGAGGATGATTCTTCTCTCGTATCTTCCATCTGA
- the LOC105786194 gene encoding alpha-L-arabinofuranosidase 1 isoform X2, whose product MGYCKAPCVFLLCLFISFCLPRQLLADEVDKNLTAQLFIDASEQSSRPIPQTLFGIFFEEINHAGAGGLWAELVSNRGFEAGGANIPSNIDPWSIIGDESSIIVSTDRSSCFERNKVALKMEVLCNTDGTHICPSGGVGIYNPGFWGMNIEQGKSYKIVFYVRSTGAIDISVSFTSSDGLQTLSSTNIKASASDVSNWTKMEVLLEAKETNHNSRLQLTTSKNGVVWFDQVSAMPLDTYKGHGFRNELAEMLADIKPRFIRFPGGCFVEGEWLRNAFRWKASVGPWEERPGHFGDVWMYWTDDGLGYFEFLQLAEDLGALPIWVFNNGISHNDQVDTSSVLPFVQEALDGIEFARGDASSTWGSVRAAMGHPEPFDLKYVAIGNEDCGKKNYRGNYLKFYDAIKRTYPDIKIITNCDGSSLPLDHPTDLYDFHVYTSANNLFSMSHKFDRTTRQGPKAFVSEYAVTGKDAGTGSLLAALAEAAFLIGLEKNSDVVHMASYAPLFVNSNDRRWNPDAIVFNSFQVYGTPSYWVQRFFTESSGATLLNATLQKDSSNSLVASAITWKNSEDGQTYIRIKVVNFGSNSVNLQISVDGLDPNSVKLSGSTKTTLTSANLMDENSFKEPKKVAPNQTLLEDAQEMSALLRPHSFTSFDLLKESVSLRITEDDSSLVSSI is encoded by the exons ATGGGTTATTGCAAGGCTCCTTGTGTGTTTTTACTATGCCTCTTCATCAGTTTCTGCCTTCCCCGTCAATTGTTGGCTGATGAGGTTGACAAAAACCTGACAGCTCAGCTGTTTATAGATGCTTCCGAACAGTCAAGCCGTCCAATACCTCAAACACTGTTTGGAATATTCTTTGAG GAGATCAACCATGCTGGTGCTGGTGGGCTGTGGGCAGAGCTTGTAAGCAACAGAG GATTTGAAGCTGGGGGTGCTAATATTCCTTCAAACATTGACCCATGGTCCATAATTGGGGACGAGTCATCTATAATTGTGTCAACAGACCGGTCGTCATGTTTTGAACGTAATAAGGTGGCTCTCAAAATGGAGGTGCTCTGTAATACTGATGGCACTCATATCTGTCCATCTGGAGGAGTTGGTATATATAACCCAGGGTTCTGGGGCATG AATATTGAGCAAGGGAAGAGCTACAAGATCGTATTTTATGTTCGTTCAACAGGAGCAATTGACATTTCTGTATCTTTTACGAGCTCAGATGGCTTGCAGACGCTATCCTCCACCAACATAAA AGCTTCTGCTTCTGATGTTTCAAACTGGACAAAGATGGAGGTTCTGTTGGAAGCCAAGGAAACAAATCACAATTCAAGGCTGCAACTAACAACATCGAAAAATGGTGTGGTATGGTTTGATCAAGTTTCAGCTATGCCTTTGGACACTTACAAG GGGCATGGTTTCCGAAATGAGCTTGCTGAAATGCTTGCAGATATCAAACCTCGCTTTATTAGATTTCCAG GTGGCTGTTTTGTGGAAGGTGAATGGTTAAGAAATGCTTTTCGCTGGAAAGCAAGTGTTGGACCTTGGGAAGAAAGACCAGGGCACTTTGGTGATGTTTGGATGTACTGGACTGATGATGGACTTGGTTACTTTGAGTTTCTTCAA TTAGCAGAGGATCTTGGTGCATTGCCAATATGGGTTTTCAACAATG GAATTAGTCATAATGATCAAGTTGATACATCCAGTGTTCTGCCTTTTGTGCAA GAGGCCCTTGATGGCATTGAGTTTGCTAGAGGTGATGCTAGTTCTACATGGGGTTCTGTTAGAGCTGCAATGGGACACCCTGAACCTTTCGATTTGAAATATGTTGCTATTGGGAATGAGGATTGTGGGAAGAAGAATTATCGAG GAAATTACCTCAAGTTCTATGATGCTATAAAGCGGACCTACCCAGATATCAAAATCATTACAAACTGTGATGGATCTTCTCTCCCGCTTGACCACCCAACTGATCTTTATGATTTTCAT GTTTATACATCTGCCAACAACTTGTTTTCTATGTCCCATAAATTTGATCGTACAACACGACAGGGTCCAAAG GCCTTTGTTAGTGAATATGCTGTGACTGGGAAAGATGCTGGCACTGGAAGTCTTTTAGCAGCACTTGCTGAGGCTGCATTCCTTATTGGTCTGGAAAAgaacag CGATGTTGTGCATATGGCTAGCTATGCACCACTTTTTGTGAATTCCAATGACAGACG GTGGAACCCAGATGCAATCGTCTTCAACTCCTTTCAGGTGTATGGAACTCCTAGCTACTGGGTGCAACGTTTTTTCACAGAATCAAGTGGAGCAACTCTTCTTAATGCAACACTGCAAAAAGATTCATCTAATTCCCTTGTTGCATCTGCAATTACTTGGAAAAATTCAGAGGATGGTCAAACCTACATAAGGATAAAG GTTGTAAACTTTGGGAGCAATTCAGTCAACCTCCAAATTTCTGTTGATGGATTGGATCCAAATTCTGTAAAGCTGTCTGGATCAACAAAGACCACTCTCACGTCTGCTAATCTGATGGATGAGAATTCCTTCAAGGAGCCAAAGAAG GTCGCTCCTAATCAAACACTGCTGGAAGATGCGCAAGAGATGAGTGCGCTACTGCGACCACATTCTTTCACTtcatttgatttgttaaaagagTCTGTGAGTCTTAGAATTACAGAGGATGATTCTTCTCTCGTATCTTCCATCTGA